AAGATACACAACTATGTGGCCGTTTTTTATTGACCTTGACCGAAAAGATAGGCCGGTCTTTTTCGCTACTCCAGGCAAGGGCAAAGAATGTTTGAAACGATTCAGCAATCAACTGATTTTTTAGGGAAAAAAGGTATGAAAGCTATTCTTTCTGTCAGCAGGAGGACAGATATTCCGGCCTTCTATACAGAATGGTTTCTTAACAGATTAAAGGCTGGATATGTGTGTATAAGACATCCATATACAAGAAAGTGGAGAAAAGTGTCATTAAAACCAGAAGATCTTGGCGTAATTGTTTTTTGGTCTAAGAATTATTCTCCTCTTTTGAAACAAATAGAAAAAGTAGAAAAAAGAATTTCTAATTTATTTTTTCATTTTACAATCACAGGCAATGCAGCTCTTGAACTCAATGTGCCATCTTATACAGAGACGGTTAAAGATTTTATTTTTATTTCTAAGAGATATTCAGCTAGACATATTATTTGGCGTTTCGATCCTATATGTATTACTGATAAACTATCATTTAGTTATTATGAAGACAAATTTATAAAATGCGCAGAGCAATTACAAGGATATACTCAGACATGTTATATCAGTTTTGTAAATTTATACAAAAAGGTTTTTACAAATTTTAAAAAGTATACAGGCCAAAAAATTGTTGAAGTTAATTTAGCTGAAAAAAGAGAATTTGTTTATAAGTTGGCTAACATAGCTGAAAAATACAATA
This genomic stretch from Desulfovulcanus ferrireducens harbors:
- a CDS encoding DUF1848 domain-containing protein — protein: MFETIQQSTDFLGKKGMKAILSVSRRTDIPAFYTEWFLNRLKAGYVCIRHPYTRKWRKVSLKPEDLGVIVFWSKNYSPLLKQIEKVEKRISNLFFHFTITGNAALELNVPSYTETVKDFIFISKRYSARHIIWRFDPICITDKLSFSYYEDKFIKCAEQLQGYTQTCYISFVNLYKKVFTNFKKYTGQKIVEVNLAEKREFVYKLANIAEKYNIRLYTCCNDCLLCKNVHKGSCINGYYLARLFQLPLEVKSAATRKECACAKSVDIGSYDTCIHGCLYCYANTNKEKAESFYKNFSPDWNSLEGIVNLKEIKEKSYVVHRATLL